The Pelmatolapia mariae isolate MD_Pm_ZW linkage group LG9, Pm_UMD_F_2, whole genome shotgun sequence genome has a segment encoding these proteins:
- the en2a gene encoding homeobox protein engrailed-2a: MEENDHGNRDVVERQESADESNRAILPLLQAPGNLQIPHRVTNFFIDNILRPDFGRKKDGGANREESSLASRESHNSPTAPQTEPVGSTVPAEGTSTPHTVTGTKKPAIAAEEPLKPRGENGDQCLSSDSDSSQASSNPSMSQPMLWPAWVYCTRYSDRPSSGPRSRKPKKKTTSKEDKRPRTAFTAEQLQRLKSEFQTNRYLTEQRRQNLAQELGLNESQIKIWFQNKRAKIKKASGAKNSLALHLMAQGLYNHSTVTSKDEKSDSD; the protein is encoded by the exons ATGGAAGAAAATGATCACGGCAACAGAGATGTGGTGGAGCGGCAGGAGTCGGCGGACGAATCAAACAGAGCCATCCTTCCCCTCTTACAGGCGCCGGGGAACTTGCAGATCCCTCACCGGGTCACCAATTTTTTCATCGACAACATCCTGCGGCCGGATTTCGGACGGAAAAAGGACGGTGGCGCAAACCGCGAAGAGAGTAGCCTTGCGTCGCGGGAGAGCCACAACAGCCCAACCGCCCCTCAGACCGAACCGGTGGGGAGCACTGTGCCAGCAGAAGGGACCTCCACTCCACACACGGTTACCGGGACCAAGAAGCCTGCTATAGCCGCCGAGGAGCCCCTGAAACCCCGCGGGGAGAATGGAGACCAGTGCCTAAGCTCAGACTCAGACAGTTCCCAAGCCAGCTCAAACCCATCCATGTCTCAGCCCATGTTGTGGCCAGCCTGGGTCTACTGCACCAGATACTCGGATAGGCCTTCTTCAG GGCCAAGATCTCGGAAACCAAAGAAGAAAACGACCAGCAAAGAGGACAAGCGACCACGGACGGCCTTCACAGCAGAACAGCTGCAAAGACTCAAATCGGAGTTTCAGACAAATCGGTATCTGACGGAGCAGAGGCGACAGAACCTGGCGCAGGAACTGGGCCTGAACGAATCCCAGATCAAGATCTGGTTTCAGAACAAGAGGGCCAAAATCAAGAAGGCTAGCGGCGCTAAAAACTCTCTGGCCTTGCACCTGATGGCACAGGGACTGTACAATCACTCCACCGTCACGTCGAAAGACGAAAAATCAGACAGCGATTGA